The proteins below are encoded in one region of Oncorhynchus nerka isolate Pitt River linkage group LG15, Oner_Uvic_2.0, whole genome shotgun sequence:
- the LOC115123872 gene encoding homeobox protein BarH-like 1 yields the protein MQHPLDSGAHYYLPEAYNEHRSHSHRYRSFMIEEILTDHSDHKMSTPAGELLKFGVQALLSARPYHNHLVLKTDQSGILKFPMSPLSCSLGSPLGSALLSGAPGLHHGSASHHLPLDIHLRSKLEHLGDGSSKTKKGRRSRTVFTELQLMGLEKRFEKQKYLSTPDRIDLAECLDLSQLQVKTWYQNRRMKWKKIVLQGGGLESPTKPKGRPKKNSIPSSEQLSAHERSRDVDRKSDCSTSPLSDTNQEE from the exons ATGCAGCATCCCTTGGACTCGGGGGCTCACTACTATCTTCCGGAGGCTTACAACGAGCACCGCTCCCACTCACATCGCTACCGGAGCTTCATGATCGAAGAGATTCTGACCGACCACTCGGACCATAAGATGTCTACCCCGGCAGGGGAGCTGCTCAAGTTCGGAGTACAAGCTCTGTTATCGGCACGGCCGTACCACAACCACCTGG TTTTGAAGACCGACCAGTCGGGTATCCTGAAGTTCCCCATGTCGCCACTCTCTTGTTCACTTGGATCACCGTTAGGCTCTGCTCTCCTATCTGGGGCTCCAGGCCTGCACCACGGCTCAGCCTCTCACCACCTCCCGCTGGACATCCACCTCCGAAGCAAACTGGAGCACCTCGGCGACGGCAGCAGCAAGACCAAAAAGGGCCGACGGAGCAGGACAGTCTTCACTGAGCTACAGCTCATGGGCCTGGAGAAGAGATTTGAGAAACAAAAGTACCTTTCAACACCTGACAG AATAGATCTTGCTGAGTGTCTGGATCTGAGTCAACTACAAGTCAAGACCTGGTACCAGAACAGGAGAATGAAATGGAAGAAAATA GTCCTACAAGGAGGAGGATTGGAATCTCCAACCAAACCAAAAGGCCGTCCTAAGAAGAATTCCATCCCGTCGAGCGAGCAGCTTTCGGCGCATGAGAGGTCTCGAGACGTCGACCGTAAATCGGACTGTTCCACCTCGCCACTTTCAGACACTAACCAAGAGGAATAA